ATTCGTGTGCCAGCCAGCGATTTTAGTAATATCAAACTCAACATGACCCGCGCAGGCTTAAATCAAGCAGATCCTGCGGGCGACGATATTTTGCTCAATGATATGGGCTTTGGTGTGTCGCAACGTCTCGAGCAAGAGCGACTAAAACTGAGTCGTGAGCGTCAATTGAGTAAAGCCATCGAGCAGATCAGATTGGTGCGTAAAGCGCAGGTTCTATTGGCGCTGCCAAAGCAAAGCGTATTTGTACGCCACAACCAAGAAGCTTCTGCAACGGTATTTCTAACGTTGGCAACGGGCAAGAACCTCAATCAAGAAGAAGTCGATTCGATCGTTGATATGGTGGCCAGTGCAGTACCGGGTATGAAACCGACTCGAGTCACTGTGACAGACCAATTTGGCCGTCTATTAAGCTCAGGCTCTCAAGACCCAATGGCAACGGCGCGCCGCAAAGAGCACGAGCTGGAACGCAGGCAAGAACAAGCGCTGCGCGAAAAAATAGATTCGGTACTGATCCCAATTTTGGGTATCGGTAACTATACAGCTCAGGTTGATATCGAGCTGGATTTCAGTGCCATTGAGCAGACTCGTAAAAGGTTTGACCCACAAACCGCAGCAACGCGCAGCGAGTACACTCTTGAAGATTATAATAACGGCAACGTAGTGGCCGGTGTTCCGGGAGCCTTAAGTAACCAACCGCCAGCGGATGCTTCAATTCCTGAGGATGTCGCACAGATGAAAGATGGCTCGGTCATGGGGCAGGGTTCTGTGCACAAAGAAGCCACTCGAAACTTCGAGCTAGATACCACCATCAGTCATGAGCGTCGTCAGACGGGTGTGGTCAATCGCCAAACCGTATCCGTTGCGATTAAAGACAAAGCGATTGTTAATCCAGACAGTGGTGAAGTGACCTATCAGCCTCTGAGCCAAGTTCAGTTAGAGTCTATCCGTGCGGTAC
This portion of the Vibrio sp. SCSIO 43136 genome encodes:
- the fliF gene encoding flagellar basal-body MS-ring/collar protein FliF, with protein sequence MADENRTTDLAVADGGAETGLSTDLDAGNQNLDLDEKSSSKFDMAMGDLDLLRQVVLVVAISICVALIVMVFFWVKEPELRPLGTYETAELIPVLDYLDQQKIDYKLEGNTIRVPASDFSNIKLNMTRAGLNQADPAGDDILLNDMGFGVSQRLEQERLKLSRERQLSKAIEQIRLVRKAQVLLALPKQSVFVRHNQEASATVFLTLATGKNLNQEEVDSIVDMVASAVPGMKPTRVTVTDQFGRLLSSGSQDPMATARRKEHELERRQEQALREKIDSVLIPILGIGNYTAQVDIELDFSAIEQTRKRFDPQTAATRSEYTLEDYNNGNVVAGVPGALSNQPPADASIPEDVAQMKDGSVMGQGSVHKEATRNFELDTTISHERRQTGVVNRQTVSVAIKDKAIVNPDSGEVTYQPLSQVQLESIRAVLVGAVGFSEGRGDLLNVISMQFAEPELETAVDVPIWEHPNFNDWIRWLASALVIIAIIMVLVRPAMKKLINPHSDEEDDEFGSDGLPMAADGDTSLIGSDIDIGETFEFGSGIDLPNLHKDEDVLKAVRALVANEPELAAQVVKNWVADG